Proteins encoded in a region of the Podospora pseudopauciseta strain CBS 411.78 chromosome 6, whole genome shotgun sequence genome:
- a CDS encoding hypothetical protein (COG:S; EggNog:ENOG503NY7M), producing the protein MAVGQLPKSSSDPEISSTRPARPKFHHRCTNDRIREGSGTPPLFFSMTGKIRKDRKSVFREVGLDTEEPSGPYFSEHEFGEITGLASPTSTHRPDTAQGNTSDDGKDDTEQRQPRDERDEAESPTSPSQKPWYSRLTPGRRPRVRTASSAPPPSVSSFTRLSTIALLIAVVIPAFSYYKGAEEVAPLAGADAGVIYYRDMKPGPILETRADSPTKACKRWAHQTAQLNGTLYIYGGQASNTPDQTYDNWNNNLLVLDLTRSWDITSPSLRGLPQPSGPPAVSLGYLWNDYNNLYLYGGQFSDKPVADVPPLSIWRYSIKSQSWDEFKNPKTTAGNYSTDADIPLERAAEGAGISVPELGLSWYFGGHLDSHTTPGWSIHVPRLYLKSLLEFTHPGYVNDGLRIDGAGSEGAFRNITEGGLQVQDAFSERGDAALVFVPGWGERGILIGLAGGRVGGDLIDDLRTLDVFDIETSEWYHQETTGEAPRVRVNLCAVVASAPDASSFQIYVYGGQDLEETQTQYNDMYILSIPAFTWIKAPSFSSSSTAPKARAGHTCNLRDGQIIVLGGYTGASTPCESPGIWVFNASSLTWSSRFNSLDHPPDISPENSVLGASYGYTVPDPVAEVIGGSPSGGATVSQPLVGKPTAGPFATGKPPIWTLPGSTATVTAWGPDATSTVPPGSDPQSPDSNNSNNNNAESRKGGLIAAGVIAALAGLAALYLGYCVWLYRRQVKAYRSHLAVANRYSGPAGASTGTFSGLAAFFGGGRKGSKKSNKSGSNHGTVVTEKERYYPSNRMSTSTTDSLFATSSGAGGVEPRTMFDDDDGAHHDLGVPQRPGQWWRDQEGGQGSSQTAVNTTASGPSGASPGDHIPDEEVGMGKKVERRGSTSGESASSTERLLEGQEPSFFSVVMKPRRALRVVNGLEGEVTSA; encoded by the exons ATGGCCGTCGGCCAACTACCGAAGAGCTCTTCGGACCCTGAAATATCCTCAACCCGCCCCGCCAGGCCCAAGTTCCACCACAGATGCACCAATGATCGAATTCGCGAAGGCTCAGGAACGCCGCCGTTATTCTTCTCCATGACCGGAAAGATTCGAAAAGATCGCAAGTCGGTGTTTAGGGAGGTTGGCTTGGACACGGAGGAGCCCAGCGGTCCCTATTTCAGCGAGCACGAGTTTGGAGAAATCACGGGACTCGCCTCACCAACAAGCACACATCGACCAGACACCGCGCAGGGAAATACGAGTGACGATGGGAAGGACGATACTGAACAGCGGCAACCACGAGACGAGCGAGACGAAGCCGagtcaccaacatcaccatcacagaAGCCGTGGTACTCGAGGTTGACGCCTGGTCGACGGCCGAGAGTGAGGACAGCATCAAGTGCGCCGCCTCCCAGCGTTTCTAGCTTCACGCGACTTTCCACGATTGCACTGCTTATTGCTGTGGTAATTCCTGCGTTTAGTTATTACAAGGGTGCTGAGGAGGTTGCGCCGCTTGCTGGTGCCGACGCCGGCGTGATCTACTATCGAGATATGAAGCCCGGGCCGATACTCGAGACGAGGGCTGACAGCCCAACCAAAGCGTGCAAGCGATGGGCTCATCAGA CCGCCCAGCTGAACGGGACTTTGTACATCTACGGCGGCCAGGCATCGAATACGCCCGACCAGACATATGACAATTGGA AtaacaacctcctcgtcctcgacctGACCCGCAGCTGGGACatcacctctccctccctccgcGGCCTCCCCCAGCCCTCCGGTCCCCCCGCAGTATCCCTAGGCTACCTCTGGAACGACTACAACAACCTCTACCTCTACGGCGGGCAATTCTCGGACAAACCGGTCGCAGACGTCCCTCCGCTTTCCATCTGGCGCTACTCAATCAAGTCCCAGTCCTGGGACGAGTTCAAAAACCCAAAGACAACCGCGGGGAATTATTCCACCGACGCTGACATCCCCCTTGAGCGCGCCGCCGAAGGAGCTGGTATCTCTGTGCCTgagttggggttgagttggTATTTTGGTGGACATCTAGACAGCCACACCACACCTGGATGGTCGATACATGTGCCGAGGCTGTACCTGAAGAGTTTGTTGGAGTTTACCCACCCGGGATATGTGAATGACGGGTTGAGGATTGATGGGGCGGGGAGTGAGGGTGCGTTTAGGAATATTACCGAGGGAGGGTTGCAGGTGCAGGATGCCTTCTCGGAACGGGGAGATGCGGCGCTGGTGTTTGTGCCAGGctggggagagagggggatATTGATTGGTTTGGCGGGAGGGAGAGTGGGAGGGGACCTGATTGATGATTTGAGGACGCTGGATGTTTTTGACATCGAGACGTCGGAGTGGTATCATCAGGAGACGACTGGGGAGgcgccgagggtgagggtgaatCTTTGTGCGGTCGTGGCGAGCGCGCCGGATGCGAGTAGCTTTCAGATCTATGTGTATGGTGGTCAAGATCTTGAG GAAACACAAACCCAGTACAACGACATGTacatcctctccatccccgcCTTCACCTGGATCAAAGCCCCCtcgttctcctcctcctccaccgcgcCCAAAGCCCGCGCCGGCCACACCTGCAACCTCCGCGACGGCCAAATCATTGTTCTGGGAGGCTACACCGGCGCCTCCACCCCATGCGAATCCCCTGGCATCTGGGTCTtcaacgcctcctccctcacctggTCTTCCCGCTTCAACTCCCTCGATCACCCCCCGGACATCTCCCCCGAGAACTCCGTTTTAGGCGCCTCCTACGGGTACACCGTCCCCGACCCCGTAGCAGAAGTAATCGGCGGCTCCCCCTCCGGCGGCGCAACAGTCTCCCAACCCCTAGTCGGTAAACCCACCGCCGGCCCCTTCGCCACCGGCAAACCCCCCATCTGGACACTCCCAGGTAGCACAGCAACCGTAACCGCCTGGGGCCCCGACGCAACCTCCACCGTTCCCCCCGGCTCCGACCCCCAATCTCccgacagcaacaacagcaacaataaCAATGCCGAATCCCGAAAAGGAGGCCTCATCGCAGCAGGCGTCATCGCCGCCCTGGCCGGGCTAGCAGCCCTCTACCTAGGCTACTGCGTCTGGCTGTACCGCCGCCAGGTAAAAGCCTACCGCTCCCACCTCGCCGTCGCAAACCGCTACTCCGGTCCGGCAGGGGCCTCAACCGGCACCTTTTCCGGCCTGGCGGCCTTCTTCGGCGGCGGGAGAAAAGGAAGCAAAAAGTCCAACAAGAGCGGCAGCAACCACGGAACGGTCGTCACGGAAAAAGAGCGGTACTACCCCTCCAATCGGATGTCTACCTCCACGACGGACTCACTTTTTGCGACGTCGTCCGGCGCAGGGGGGGTGGAGCCAAGAACAATgtttgacgacgacgacggcgccCACCACGATCTTGGGGTGCCACAGCGGCCGGGGCAGTGGTGGAGAGATCAGGAGGGTGGTCAAGGGAGTAGCCAGACTGCGGTCAATACTACTGCTTCTGGACCTTCGGGGGCGTCACCTGGTGATCATATTccggacgaggaggttgggatgGGCAAAAAAGTTGAACGAAGGGGGAGTACGAGCGGGGAAAGCGCTAGTTCGACGGAGCGGTTGCTCGAGGGGCAGGAGCCGAGCTTTTTCAGCGTGGTGATGAAGCCGAGGAGGgcgttgagggtggtgaatgggttggagggcgaggttaCGAGCGCTTGA
- a CDS encoding hypothetical protein (EggNog:ENOG503P7G1) — translation MSKAKGWQAVSKTISSLVPPIHQPLPLSKRDSQRLLDALKTSFRSELDRQHGPSPNPLSSPKASTTLTSASASSAEKPDVPHRPTDVHLHSILNNPLLNQASSPRRTSGIGSPYDHDKEVFQQAVAKGLMTIPRAHGFLLKIFKTAEKNTLSQSPLYVPLQGTGAGLLVLQWLKASGQHNTYSWLSNQKFSVLLLRFMIAEGLDDMVWIWLERVMKQASSVNTMHSRICSDLLIKHFIAAHTCTEGLRDAYSSVIQVESMLKKNELPLNQLGDAWSLVAWNSTVASWKHAKAPVSLFEPFVAMSIELERRLHERAHLDLYHPTDPSAELALQYFRDDDSFVKRLLSQWDPAAAPKMPPYVQRVMALGIDAANHLMSADRVREANTILDCISGIQNRIQEIVGGGSGEVKPAV, via the coding sequence ATGTCCAAAGCAAAGGGGTGGCAGGCCGTCTCCAAGACAATATCTAGCTTGGTGCCCCCAATCCATCAACCGCTGCCCCTCAGCAAACGCGATTCCCAGCGCCTCCTCGATGCCCTCAAAACCTCCTTTCGCAGCGAGTTGGACAGGCAGCATGGCCCTTCACCTAACCCCCTATCCAGCCCGAAAGCATCAACAACCCTGACTTCCGCTTCTGCTTCCTCAGCTGAGAAGCCCGACGTTCCCCACCGACCTACCGATGTTCATCTGCactccatcctcaacaacccttTGCTCAACCAAGCGTCATCACCACGTCGAACATCGGGGATAGGCTCGCCATACGACCATGACAAGGAGGTCTTTCAACAAGCTGTGGCAAAGGGCCTCATGACAATTCCACGAGCCCACGGATTCCTCCTCAAAATCTTCAAGACAGCCGAGAAGAACACATTAAGCCAATCACCACTCTATGTACCATTACAAGGCACCGGCGCCGGtcttctcgtcctccaaTGGCTCAAGGCTTCCGGACAACACAACACTTATTCCTGGCTCAGCAACCAAAAGTTCAGCGTCCTGTTGCTACGCTTCATGATTGCCGAGGGTCTTGACGACATGGTGTGGATCTGGCTGGAGAGAGTGATGAAGCAAGCATCATCTGTCAACACCATGCACTCGAGGATATGCTCCGACCTTCTTATCAAGCACTTTATTGCTGCTCACACCTGTACCGAAGGACTCCGAGACGCCTATTCTTCCGTCATCCAGGTAGAGTCTATGCTCAAGAAGAACGAGCTCCCATTGAACCAACTGGGTGATGCTTGGAGTTTGGTAGCATGGAACAGCACCGTTGCTTCATGGAAGCATGCCAAGGCACCCGTCAGTCTCTTTGAGCCCTTCGTGGCCATGAGCATCGAGCTGGAACGTCGCTTGCACGAGAGGGCTCATCTTGACTTGTACCACCCAACAGATCCGTCCGCAGAGCTGGCGCTGCAGTACTTCCGCGACGACGACTCTTTTGTCAAGCGGTTACTCTCGCAGTGGGATCCAGCAGCTGCGCCAAAGATGCCACCTTATGTACAAAGGGTTATGGCTTTGGGCATCGATGCTGCCAACCATCTCATGAGTGCTGACCGGGTCAGGGAAGCAAATACTATCTTGGACTGCATCAGTGGTATCCAGAATAGAATCCAAGAGATTGTTGGCGGTGGCAGTGGGGAAGTGAAGCCGGCGGTTTAA